One genomic window of Ruminococcus gauvreauii includes the following:
- a CDS encoding sensor histidine kinase — translation MILNVLIFMILFFNMYLSVCMNERFFLDAGERFAAWTKAVLSTAAALLLLLLWNLCPTAAFCVFAAIFQLIAVSAISGFLWHPHWKLLFTYACAWLGIVFLADALFYLVFVRYLGLSVILYAGILLLWRIAVSPAVLASKHLTGKIKTWSSYYPTVYGTLAVGFSGIVFLTYFTIVSDRRSTLAVVWAIITAALFLRMLLAVSHIKYQREKALLAVIALKNELLEKNYDAVNQAYAVNAGLFHDFHKHLEILRQMADDNQSEEIVSYINNISGPLQEISCTVWTGDKIVDYIINSRQTKAGKCGIHMEMNIEYPYNTDIQSNDLCTILSNLLDNAIEAATRSELTGERFIYLTIRRLRNILVIKLENSSIPPVYSPDGSLQTAKENHSLHGWGMNNIESTVDKYDGIVQTSYRDHIFRTTVTLSFDGVKIK, via the coding sequence ATGATTCTGAACGTACTGATATTCATGATCCTGTTTTTTAATATGTATCTGAGCGTATGTATGAATGAACGCTTCTTTCTGGATGCAGGTGAACGGTTCGCCGCATGGACGAAGGCGGTTTTGAGCACAGCTGCTGCCCTGCTGTTGCTATTGCTGTGGAATCTGTGTCCGACAGCTGCTTTTTGTGTCTTTGCTGCCATTTTTCAGCTGATTGCTGTCAGTGCTATATCGGGTTTCCTCTGGCATCCCCACTGGAAGCTTCTGTTTACGTATGCCTGTGCCTGGCTTGGTATTGTTTTTCTGGCAGATGCACTCTTCTATCTCGTGTTTGTCAGGTACCTGGGGCTGTCTGTGATTCTGTACGCTGGTATTTTACTGTTGTGGCGTATTGCTGTTTCCCCTGCGGTTCTTGCATCTAAGCATCTGACCGGGAAGATCAAAACATGGTCCTCATATTATCCGACGGTGTACGGGACTCTGGCCGTCGGGTTTTCCGGAATTGTATTCCTTACTTATTTTACCATTGTTTCTGATCGCCGCTCCACGCTCGCTGTTGTGTGGGCGATCATAACTGCGGCGCTTTTTCTGCGGATGCTTCTGGCCGTCAGCCATATCAAATACCAGCGGGAGAAAGCGCTTCTCGCCGTCATTGCCCTCAAAAATGAACTGCTTGAAAAGAATTATGACGCTGTCAATCAGGCATACGCGGTGAATGCAGGGCTCTTCCACGACTTTCATAAGCACCTGGAAATACTGAGACAGATGGCAGATGACAACCAGTCAGAAGAAATAGTCAGTTATATTAACAATATCAGCGGACCGCTGCAGGAGATCTCATGTACTGTCTGGACCGGAGATAAGATTGTGGACTATATCATCAACAGCAGACAAACAAAAGCGGGGAAATGCGGCATCCATATGGAGATGAATATAGAATATCCATACAATACCGATATTCAATCCAATGATTTGTGCACGATTCTTTCGAACCTGCTGGACAATGCCATAGAAGCTGCCACCCGGTCGGAGCTTACAGGAGAACGTTTTATTTACCTTACCATCCGTCGGCTTCGGAACATACTGGTCATAAAGCTCGAAAACAGCAGTATTCCGCCTGTTTACAGCCCGGATGGCAGTTTACAGACTGCCAAAGAAAATCATTCTCTTCATGGCTGGGGCATGAATAATATTGAATCCACTGTAGACAAATATGATGGTATTGTCCAGACCTCCTATCGGGATCACATCTTTCGGACAACCGTCACGCTTTCCTTTGATGGAGTTAAAATAAAATAG
- a CDS encoding flavodoxin family protein, which produces MKLIIHDVTETTLSRVVPRIADDDIVITENHDIRPCIGCFGCWLKTPGACIIKDGYQEMGKNIAMCSEMLIISKCNYGCYSPFVKNVLDRSISYIHPYFAIKNGEMHHQQRYRKDLTMKVIFYGDKITDQEKEIAQKLVTANAVNLYGTVESVTFLDFPDDFQEKEALNI; this is translated from the coding sequence TTGAAATTGATTATACATGATGTAACCGAAACTACCCTGAGCAGAGTAGTTCCCCGGATCGCGGATGATGACATTGTCATCACGGAAAATCACGATATCCGTCCGTGCATCGGCTGCTTTGGCTGCTGGCTGAAAACGCCGGGCGCCTGCATTATCAAGGACGGATATCAGGAGATGGGGAAAAATATTGCCATGTGCAGCGAAATGCTCATTATCAGCAAATGTAACTATGGCTGCTACAGTCCGTTCGTTAAAAATGTTCTGGACAGAAGCATTTCCTACATTCATCCTTACTTTGCGATCAAAAACGGGGAAATGCATCATCAGCAGAGATACAGGAAGGACCTGACCATGAAAGTCATATTCTACGGTGATAAGATAACCGATCAGGAAAAAGAAATTGCTCAAAAACTGGTGACGGCAAACGCAGTCAACCTGTACGGTACCGTGGAGTCTGTCACTTTTCTGGATTTTCCGGATGATTTCCAGGAAAAGGAGGCACTGAACATATGA
- a CDS encoding LytR/AlgR family response regulator transcription factor, whose product MIRIAVCDDDADDVLKNKNILEKCLAQEKAVAEICTYASGEMLTCDILDDHQYFDLILLDIEMPGISGMEIVQRIKSELSEVRVIFITSHVQYAIDSFELNIFRYVPKADLEKRLPYAVSDALKLLLLEDSKYYTVQTANRMEKVSFRDILYIQREGKNAVITTFHGTILVRKSLLTVYEELNAEEFLFIERGCIVNLIHISQIKNSSVRLNNGTTLSISRSHLQEVKLAVNSYWGEHI is encoded by the coding sequence ATGATCCGAATTGCTGTCTGTGATGATGATGCAGATGATGTTCTGAAAAATAAAAACATTCTGGAAAAATGCCTCGCGCAGGAAAAAGCAGTTGCAGAGATCTGTACCTACGCCAGCGGAGAAATGCTGACGTGTGACATTCTCGACGATCATCAGTATTTTGACCTGATTCTGCTGGACATCGAGATGCCCGGTATCAGCGGTATGGAAATCGTACAGCGGATAAAATCTGAGTTGTCAGAAGTCAGAGTTATTTTTATAACCTCACATGTACAGTATGCCATTGACAGCTTTGAGCTTAATATCTTCCGCTACGTTCCAAAGGCCGACCTGGAAAAGCGGCTTCCTTATGCTGTCTCGGATGCACTGAAACTGCTTCTGCTGGAAGACAGTAAATATTATACGGTGCAGACAGCAAATCGCATGGAAAAAGTATCTTTCCGCGACATCCTGTACATTCAAAGGGAGGGCAAAAACGCGGTGATCACCACCTTCCATGGGACCATACTGGTCCGGAAAAGCCTCCTGACAGTTTACGAAGAACTGAATGCGGAGGAATTCCTGTTTATCGAACGGGGATGTATCGTAAACCTGATACACATTTCTCAGATCAAGAACAGCAGCGTCCGACTGAACAACGGCACAACACTGTCGATCAGCCGCTCTCATCTGCAGGAAGTAAAGCTGGCTGTCAATTCTTACTGGGGTGAACATATATGA
- a CDS encoding NAD(P)H-dependent oxidoreductase, whose product MKISLINGSPKAKRSASGIILNELQALLSPNDHIVNIHAIKHRLNQEDYAALQDCDVIVFAFPLYVDALPSHLISYLIQVEEQLKNTAVPNNCTVYAIVNCGFYEGSQNVLALDIMKCWCEKAGFVWGGGLGVGGGGMMSMLASVPAGKGPKKNFSQALRTLSDRISRREIGGNLCFSPNFPRFLYKMAAEMGWRKAVKDNGLKTHDLWNRQV is encoded by the coding sequence ATGAAAATATCTCTGATAAACGGAAGCCCCAAGGCAAAGCGCAGCGCTTCGGGAATCATACTGAATGAACTTCAGGCGCTGCTCTCTCCGAATGATCATATTGTGAACATACATGCTATAAAACACCGGCTTAATCAGGAGGATTATGCCGCACTGCAGGACTGCGATGTGATCGTTTTTGCATTTCCGCTCTATGTTGACGCCCTCCCCTCTCATCTGATATCATATCTGATTCAAGTGGAAGAACAGTTGAAAAATACCGCTGTCCCGAACAACTGTACAGTATATGCAATTGTAAACTGCGGATTTTACGAAGGCAGCCAGAATGTGCTCGCGTTGGATATCATGAAATGCTGGTGTGAGAAGGCCGGCTTTGTCTGGGGCGGCGGACTCGGCGTAGGCGGCGGAGGCATGATGTCAATGCTGGCCAGTGTTCCCGCCGGAAAAGGGCCTAAGAAAAACTTTTCCCAGGCTCTCCGTACACTCTCAGACAGAATATCCCGGCGTGAAATCGGCGGAAATCTATGTTTCTCGCCGAATTTTCCACGATTTCTATATAAAATGGCTGCCGAGATGGGCTGGCGCAAAGCAGTGAAAGACAACGGTCTCAAAACGCATGACCTGTGGAACAGGCAGGTCTGA
- a CDS encoding ABC-2 transporter permease: protein MEKIYKAAKLDFILLKYYLKSICFTLFIPLVFVILYRSLMVGVSFAMFLMSMSSIYTFSVAEKNDMQRLYGILPVSDTQLVCGKYLHIFFMGVITLLISCSLQPLILKVSGTPVSLQDMITSALAGMILFITYICIQIPGYYKFGPIKGRVFMYVPVAGILLTMFIAGRSDILSSLVRLLSRYPWLGPCLIAAYLVLVITVSISVSVMIQKNRL from the coding sequence ATGGAAAAAATCTATAAAGCTGCTAAACTGGATTTCATACTTCTAAAATATTACTTAAAATCAATTTGCTTTACACTTTTCATTCCCCTGGTATTTGTTATCCTGTACCGCAGTCTGATGGTGGGCGTTTCCTTCGCCATGTTTTTGATGTCCATGTCTTCCATCTATACGTTCTCGGTGGCTGAAAAAAACGATATGCAGCGGCTTTACGGGATTCTTCCTGTATCAGACACACAGCTGGTCTGTGGGAAGTACCTCCATATATTTTTTATGGGTGTCATAACGCTGCTTATCTCCTGCTCCCTCCAGCCGCTCATTTTAAAAGTATCAGGCACACCGGTATCCCTGCAGGATATGATAACCTCTGCACTGGCAGGTATGATCCTCTTTATCACATATATATGTATCCAGATACCGGGATACTATAAGTTTGGCCCTATCAAAGGGAGAGTCTTCATGTATGTGCCGGTCGCAGGCATACTTCTGACGATGTTCATCGCAGGAAGATCAGATATCCTGTCATCTCTTGTACGGCTGCTGTCCAGATACCCCTGGCTTGGTCCGTGCCTGATCGCTGCTTATCTGGTACTGGTCATTACAGTATCCATTTCGGTTTCTGTGATGATTCAGAAAAACAGGTTATAG
- a CDS encoding DUF4317 family protein, whose amino-acid sequence MINREDMLELTRRMTLSRTSVTRIAGSYMDSDGEIDGTFNTNFLKLSSAEKGKKLLIAKEIPFSPTNINLKRYNFSDDSMKPGSMWQLLMGMKSCGLKNDVLMDTFYELLARYYHSEHDYAVLVFHDCYDIPVKTTDHERLWDSEEVFEYIICAVCPLKGDYEPDKPECGFLFPAYSDRSEETNCVDVFQADPSHPHIEILDMLGIAA is encoded by the coding sequence ATGATAAACAGAGAAGATATGCTGGAACTGACCAGGAGGATGACACTGTCGAGAACTTCTGTAACGAGAATTGCCGGAAGCTATATGGACTCAGACGGCGAAATAGACGGGACTTTTAATACTAATTTCTTAAAACTCTCATCAGCTGAAAAGGGAAAGAAACTTTTAATTGCAAAGGAAATCCCATTTTCACCTACGAACATAAATTTAAAAAGATATAACTTTTCGGATGATTCCATGAAGCCAGGAAGCATGTGGCAGCTTCTTATGGGAATGAAATCATGCGGTCTGAAAAATGATGTTTTAATGGATACATTCTATGAACTGTTAGCCAGGTACTATCACTCTGAACATGACTATGCTGTTCTGGTGTTCCATGATTGCTACGATATCCCGGTAAAAACGACAGATCATGAAAGGTTATGGGATTCGGAAGAGGTATTCGAGTATATCATATGTGCTGTCTGCCCGCTAAAAGGAGACTATGAGCCGGATAAGCCGGAATGTGGGTTTCTGTTCCCTGCTTATTCTGACAGAAGTGAAGAAACGAACTGTGTAGATGTATTTCAGGCAGATCCCAGTCATCCGCATATAGAAATTTTGGATATGCTGGGAATTGCTGCCTGA
- a CDS encoding tyrosine-type recombinase/integrase, whose protein sequence is MNNRTTYHEQTDIQNIMKLREVLKTLPPFARDYFRSIDATTTTKTRISYAYDIRVFFQFLLEENPVYKDRSMDSFTVDVLDQMQALDIEEYMEYLKVYKGVGENLNTNGERGLKRKISALRSFYAYYYKREMIHTNPTVLVDMPRIHEKAIIRLDTDEVAMLLDHIEHCGDHLTGQKKVYYEKTKERDLALVTLLLGTGVRVSECVGLDVEDIDFKNNGIKVTRKGGNEMIVYFGQEVEKALKNYLEVRKGITPVTGHEHALFYSTQRKRIGIQAVENLVKKYTSEITTTKKITPHKLRSTYGTALYQETGDIYLVADVLGHKDVNTTKKHYAAIDDSRRRKAAGAVKLRED, encoded by the coding sequence ATGAACAACCGTACAACCTATCATGAACAGACCGATATACAGAATATTATGAAACTGCGCGAGGTTTTAAAGACACTTCCGCCGTTTGCACGGGATTATTTTCGTTCTATTGATGCTACAACAACGACCAAAACACGAATTTCCTATGCATATGATATTCGTGTTTTCTTCCAGTTCCTGCTTGAGGAAAACCCCGTCTATAAAGATCGCTCCATGGATTCTTTTACGGTCGATGTGCTGGATCAGATGCAGGCTCTTGATATCGAGGAATATATGGAATACCTGAAAGTTTACAAAGGTGTCGGTGAAAATCTTAACACCAACGGCGAACGCGGCTTAAAACGCAAGATTTCGGCTTTGCGCAGTTTTTATGCGTACTATTACAAACGTGAAATGATCCATACGAATCCCACTGTATTGGTCGATATGCCGAGGATTCATGAAAAAGCCATTATCCGGCTTGATACAGATGAAGTCGCCATGCTGCTGGATCATATCGAACACTGCGGCGATCATCTGACCGGCCAGAAAAAGGTTTATTACGAAAAAACGAAGGAACGTGATCTTGCGCTCGTCACTCTCCTGCTCGGAACAGGTGTTCGTGTTTCAGAGTGTGTCGGTCTGGACGTTGAAGATATTGATTTTAAGAATAACGGAATCAAGGTGACAAGAAAAGGCGGAAATGAGATGATCGTTTATTTTGGTCAGGAGGTGGAGAAGGCATTAAAAAACTATCTGGAGGTGCGCAAAGGAATCACACCGGTAACCGGACATGAGCACGCACTCTTCTATTCTACCCAGCGCAAACGCATTGGGATTCAGGCAGTCGAAAATCTTGTAAAAAAATACACCAGCGAAATTACAACTACAAAGAAAATCACGCCTCACAAGCTGCGCAGCACTTATGGTACCGCGCTGTACCAGGAAACCGGTGATATCTATCTTGTCGCCGATGTTCTGGGACATAAAGACGTAAACACAACAAAAAAACATTATGCTGCCATTGATGACAGCAGACGCAGAAAGGCTGCAGGCGCTGTGAAGCTGAGGGAGGATTAA
- a CDS encoding ABC transporter ATP-binding protein codes for MTDMLRIEGLSKSFSDFALQNISFSIPQGCIMGLIGPNGSGKTTTIRLILNLLKKQEGTISVLGLDHIKEEQSLKERIGVVFDSHFFVDEWNMSDVEYAMSMFYKRWNTETYDQKLRQFQISRNRRVKELSKGMQMKLMLACAFSHGAELLILDEPTSGLDPVSRDELLDILLDYTGNGKYSVLFSTHITPDLDKAADSITFINKGKMLFTGKKEELTEKFFMVSGCITELTSDVQSAAQSIKKYPDHFEALILRDHIHRLSGYVFRPAAIDDIIVLTNRGGNEDGKNL; via the coding sequence ATGACAGATATGCTGCGAATTGAAGGTTTATCTAAATCTTTTTCGGATTTTGCGCTGCAGAACATCAGCTTTTCCATTCCCCAGGGCTGTATTATGGGTTTGATTGGACCGAATGGCTCCGGTAAAACAACCACGATCAGACTGATTTTAAATTTATTAAAAAAACAGGAGGGAACGATCAGTGTTTTGGGACTGGATCATATAAAAGAGGAACAGTCATTGAAAGAGAGAATCGGCGTGGTCTTTGATTCCCATTTCTTTGTAGATGAATGGAACATGTCCGATGTGGAGTATGCCATGAGCATGTTTTATAAGAGATGGAACACTGAAACATATGATCAAAAACTGCGCCAGTTCCAGATTAGCAGAAACAGGCGCGTAAAGGAACTTTCGAAGGGAATGCAGATGAAGCTGATGCTGGCATGTGCGTTTTCACACGGGGCAGAGCTTCTCATTCTGGATGAACCTACCAGCGGACTGGATCCGGTATCCAGGGATGAATTGCTGGATATCCTGCTGGATTATACGGGAAACGGGAAGTACAGTGTTCTGTTTTCGACCCACATTACACCTGATCTTGACAAAGCAGCGGACAGCATTACATTTATAAACAAGGGGAAAATGCTGTTTACCGGAAAAAAAGAGGAATTGACTGAGAAATTTTTCATGGTTTCCGGGTGCATCACGGAATTGACGTCAGATGTACAGTCTGCCGCACAGAGCATCAAAAAATATCCGGATCATTTTGAAGCGCTGATTCTGCGTGATCATATACATCGATTATCCGGTTACGTGTTCAGGCCTGCTGCCATAGATGATATCATTGTATTGACGAACAGAGGAGGTAACGAAGATGGAAAAAATCTATAA
- a CDS encoding LuxR C-terminal-related transcriptional regulator produces MDFNGEKYTPASLPGLCAPRNQLLVKLDSKSDRRLLYIQAPAGYGKTVVTNLWLKKSGVRHLWIALDEYDNNPELFYRLLCSAVIYTQEKTEIPLEMDSTGMFCSSPIEHAMLLTSRFRAPKQPIYIVMDDLHSITQDDILQSLPYFIRRLPVDYRFIMISRTDIPAKLQEVFDGHCHYLCANDLVFSKMEIQELFRLAGHELKTSETDTVMEKTGGWAIAVSTLASGNLLPELVRESGDALYRYMEKQIWSGLSSQDKLMLLKVSFVNDFSAELFGRLTSQKKPEQVISQFLLKNLFLSRIGNDLYRFHALFLEFLRSRQEELRMDSKKLYKIAAQYYSEKEDLYTARHYAILGDNIKFLSYQIYGESQYTGFSNNRSISAYVSGVGVYIDKLSMEAYKKYPYLNISSVWYHYLTGSRVKMTEALDRLYSNVKRIALLHPEFLELTILVCTLDPRKKFMEMIQRFDRLPPIKVRHGGQQGASITVNMPFAHRCLRDYSEFSLYESFDVKLEPTAGLMLKRNFKLAMRLIQAGFAYEKNQWKEALFYCDQADMEISEDTSDELLFTAMSHRWTVLNAMGKDAESRELSARIEKMLMEKDALYLMPNYKALRTEASLREGNRQAAEEWLEEYFVHPEERLMLYRTYQYLTTIQALLALNRLEEAGRMCQRLRKLSGEFDREIDMAESDVLLSVCLYRSFRMEEAVQTMMGAIELLYPYRFIRPFSGLGASVVPVLKKCLAKLERHQELYSFDRRYINEIYIAAQEQAGRKSGLPSSDVPLKKLSKQQRRMIEYLAKGYTNADIAEDTGLSVRTVKTHLFLAYEKLGVSSAAEAVSKARKMGII; encoded by the coding sequence ATGGACTTCAACGGAGAAAAATACACCCCCGCCTCACTTCCGGGATTATGCGCACCACGGAATCAGTTGCTTGTAAAACTCGACAGCAAGAGCGATAGACGTCTGCTCTATATACAGGCCCCTGCAGGGTACGGGAAAACAGTCGTAACCAATCTCTGGCTGAAAAAAAGCGGCGTTCGTCATCTGTGGATCGCACTGGATGAGTATGATAACAATCCGGAACTGTTTTACAGGCTGCTCTGTTCTGCTGTCATATATACACAGGAAAAGACGGAGATCCCGTTGGAAATGGACAGCACCGGAATGTTTTGCAGTTCTCCGATCGAACATGCCATGCTGCTTACCTCGAGGTTCCGCGCTCCGAAACAACCGATTTACATAGTAATGGATGATCTTCACAGCATCACACAGGATGATATTCTCCAGTCCCTCCCATATTTTATCCGGCGTCTTCCCGTTGATTACCGCTTCATTATGATAAGCCGTACAGACATACCCGCTAAACTTCAGGAGGTTTTTGATGGACATTGTCATTACCTCTGTGCGAACGACCTGGTTTTTTCCAAGATGGAAATCCAGGAGCTGTTTCGCCTCGCAGGGCATGAACTGAAGACTTCTGAAACCGATACGGTAATGGAAAAGACCGGGGGATGGGCAATTGCAGTCAGTACACTTGCATCCGGCAATCTCCTGCCGGAACTTGTCAGAGAGAGCGGAGACGCACTGTACCGGTATATGGAAAAACAGATCTGGAGCGGACTGTCATCCCAGGATAAACTTATGCTGCTGAAAGTCAGCTTCGTCAATGACTTTTCGGCGGAACTATTCGGCAGGCTGACCTCTCAAAAAAAACCTGAGCAGGTGATTTCGCAGTTTCTGCTGAAGAATCTGTTCCTGAGCAGGATTGGTAATGATCTGTACCGATTCCACGCTCTTTTCCTGGAATTCCTGCGCAGCCGTCAGGAAGAATTGCGTATGGATTCCAAGAAGCTGTATAAGATCGCTGCTCAATATTACAGTGAGAAAGAGGACCTGTACACAGCACGCCACTATGCAATTCTGGGTGACAACATAAAATTTCTTTCCTATCAGATCTACGGAGAATCACAGTATACAGGCTTCTCCAATAACCGCTCCATCAGTGCATACGTGAGCGGCGTTGGCGTCTATATTGATAAACTCTCTATGGAGGCTTATAAAAAGTATCCATATCTGAATATTTCCTCTGTATGGTACCACTATCTCACCGGCAGCAGAGTGAAAATGACTGAAGCGCTGGACCGTCTCTACTCCAACGTGAAGCGGATTGCTCTGCTGCATCCGGAATTTCTGGAGCTCACTATCCTGGTCTGTACGCTGGATCCAAGAAAAAAATTCATGGAAATGATTCAGCGGTTTGACCGCCTACCGCCGATTAAGGTGCGTCATGGCGGTCAGCAGGGAGCATCCATCACTGTCAATATGCCTTTTGCCCACCGTTGTCTCCGTGATTATTCGGAGTTCTCGCTGTATGAATCATTTGATGTAAAGCTGGAACCTACCGCTGGACTGATGCTCAAAAGAAATTTTAAATTAGCCATGCGCCTTATCCAGGCAGGATTTGCTTATGAGAAAAACCAGTGGAAAGAAGCGCTTTTCTATTGTGATCAGGCTGATATGGAAATATCGGAAGACACGTCGGATGAACTTCTGTTTACGGCGATGTCACACCGATGGACTGTGCTCAATGCCATGGGCAAAGACGCCGAAAGCAGGGAGCTGAGTGCCAGAATAGAGAAAATGCTGATGGAGAAAGACGCTCTTTATCTGATGCCGAATTATAAGGCTCTGAGAACGGAAGCCTCTTTGAGGGAGGGCAACCGGCAGGCAGCCGAAGAATGGCTGGAGGAATATTTCGTTCATCCGGAAGAACGGCTGATGTTGTACCGGACATATCAGTATCTGACGACCATTCAGGCACTCCTTGCGCTGAACCGCCTGGAGGAGGCAGGACGGATGTGTCAGAGATTAAGGAAACTGTCCGGGGAATTTGACCGTGAGATCGATATGGCAGAATCCGATGTGCTGTTATCTGTCTGCCTGTACCGGAGCTTTCGCATGGAGGAAGCCGTCCAAACCATGATGGGCGCCATAGAACTGCTGTATCCGTACAGGTTCATCAGGCCATTTTCGGGGTTAGGTGCTTCCGTTGTGCCTGTCCTGAAGAAATGTCTGGCTAAACTGGAACGTCATCAGGAACTATACAGTTTTGACAGGCGTTACATAAATGAAATCTACATCGCCGCCCAGGAACAGGCGGGGAGAAAGTCAGGGCTGCCCTCGTCAGATGTGCCTTTAAAAAAACTGTCAAAACAGCAGAGACGTATGATTGAATACCTGGCAAAAGGTTACACAAATGCCGATATCGCTGAGGACACCGGTCTGTCAGTGCGTACTGTCAAGACACACCTGTTTCTCGCCTATGAGAAACTGGGAGTGTCCAGTGCCGCCGAAGCGGTATCGAAAGCCCGGAAGATGGGGATAATCTGA
- a CDS encoding triose-phosphate isomerase, whose translation MKNKLYIGTNTKMYKTIAQTAEYLEELGKQIKTVDREKIELFVIPSFTALESAGRRACDYGIRIGGQNMAWEDEGQYTGEISPAMLKEAGATIAEIGHSERRHVLGESDEMENRKVHAAVRHGMTALLCVGETGLQKEHGVADETLRIQIKEGLYGIKPEDASSIWIAYEPVWAIGTGGQPASAEYACERHRVIRDTLFEHFGDAAYTIPLLYGGSVNMQNAEKLISVPDIDGLFIGRSAWDAAQFGEIIRKVLAAFLRKHS comes from the coding sequence ATGAAAAATAAATTATATATTGGCACAAACACAAAAATGTATAAGACGATTGCACAGACGGCTGAATACCTGGAAGAGTTGGGAAAGCAGATAAAAACGGTTGACAGGGAGAAAATCGAACTTTTTGTCATACCATCATTTACGGCACTCGAAAGTGCGGGCCGGCGGGCGTGTGATTATGGGATCCGCATTGGTGGACAAAACATGGCCTGGGAAGATGAGGGGCAGTATACCGGGGAGATATCACCGGCCATGCTTAAAGAAGCAGGAGCGACAATCGCGGAGATCGGACACTCTGAACGACGCCATGTTTTAGGAGAATCGGATGAAATGGAAAATCGCAAAGTTCATGCGGCAGTCCGTCATGGCATGACGGCACTGCTGTGCGTGGGCGAGACCGGATTACAAAAGGAACATGGCGTCGCGGATGAAACGCTGCGGATTCAGATAAAAGAAGGATTATACGGTATCAAACCTGAGGATGCGTCATCCATCTGGATCGCCTATGAGCCTGTCTGGGCGATCGGCACAGGCGGGCAGCCTGCCAGTGCCGAGTATGCGTGTGAACGGCATCGGGTAATCAGAGATACCCTTTTTGAGCATTTCGGTGATGCGGCATATACGATACCTCTCTTATATGGTGGAAGCGTGAATATGCAAAATGCTGAAAAGCTGATTTCCGTGCCTGATATTGACGGTTTATTTATCGGCAGAAGTGCATGGGATGCCGCGCAGTTTGGGGAAATTATCCGGAAAGTTCTGGCAGCATTTCTGAGAAAACATTCTTAA